One Hemibagrus wyckioides isolate EC202008001 linkage group LG09, SWU_Hwy_1.0, whole genome shotgun sequence DNA segment encodes these proteins:
- the msh4 gene encoding mutS protein homolog 4 — protein sequence MLRSSTEEVTAGYSSDTGASSPSSGERSFSEASCKRQEDGAPSPSPLSSSHTRHSSSSHPESTSATLADVQTKPLIKTPATAGSHRANWVNLSSSSWTGGGVYSSLCRGSSTPRLRRTPGSATRTLLGPAPQRELNMTSSSSASVCHAASVIVAVVEGRGLARGEIGMASINTRSPELILSQFADTGTYTKVITKLHILVPLEILMLDTASEKGQGTKLYNLITENFSSVAFTAIQRKYFNERKGLEYIQQLCAPEFNTVLMDVQTKYYCLAAAAAVLKYCEFIQNSVYAPKSLKVSFTGSEQTAMIDTVSARNLELVINNRCHRSEHTLFEVLNYTKTPGGERRLRSNILEPLLNVETINARLDTVQELLQSEELFFGLKSAISQFLDIDHLLYALVQLPKQETVEVAEAKIMNVIQLKHTLELIEPLKVVLKDAKTDLLKAYYTSLDDSRFNSILDQIKTVISNDTNYMKGSLNMRTQKCYAVQPNINELLDIARRAYTEVVDDIAGLVDQLGEKYGLPFRTSFNTIRGFFIQMKLEGFGLPNGQLPGEFIKVTRQKNCYSFTTLDLMKMNDRCEEALKEIFHMSYIVICRLLNDVYKHVHCLYKLSDAVSLLDMLLSLASVCTISDYVRPEFTDTLAIRQGRHPILERIAGQQPIPNNSHISEGSNFVIITGPNMSGKSTYLKQVALCQIMAQIGSFVPAEFASFRVADQIFTRIGVDDDFETNSSTFMVEMKEVSYIIHNASNRSLIIIDELGRGTSAEEGIGICHSVCEFLIGLKAFTLFATHFLELCQLETLYPNVENQHMQVQHMRGTESSTESIVYTYLLTQGFSEESNYGIRAAENTSLPLSIVEEAKSISAKVSQKLWAKHHSDPTTLRQGAVFHLATRLIQTARNSKLDPDSLRLYLKGLKKGYEVELKDRLESIDTEE from the exons ATGCTCCGCAGCAGCACTGAGGAAGTCACGGCCGGATACAGTTCAGACACCGGCGCAAGCAGTCCATCCAGTGGCGAGCGCAGCTTCAGTGAAGCTTCATGCAAGCGTCAGGAGGATGGAGCTCCGTCCCCATCTCCTCTGTCCAGctcacacacacgacacagctcCAGCTCACACCCTGAGTCCACTTCCGCCACTTTAGCTGATGTCCAGACAAAACCTTTAATCAAAACTCCAGCTACAGCAGGTAGCCACC GTGCGAACTGGGTGAACTTGTCCAGCTCTTCATGGACAGGCGGTGGGGTCTACAGCTCGCTGTGCAGAGGCTCAAGCACTCCTCGCCTCAGAAGAACACCGGGCTCAGCTACACGCACCCTGCTGGGTCCAGCTCCACAGAGAGAGCTCAACA TGACATCTTCCTCATCTGCATCTGTGTGTCACGCTGCATCTGTAATCGTGGCTGTGGTAGAGGGCCGGGGTTTAGCCAGGGGGGAGATCGGCATGGCCAGCATCAACACCAGATCCCCTGAGTTGATACTCTCACAGTTTGCAGATACTGGGACTTATACCAAG GTAATTACCAAACTGCATATCTTAGTGCCTCTTGAGATTCTGATGCTAGACACTGCAAGTGAGAAAGGGCAGGGAACCAAGCTTTACAACCTCATCACGGAGAACTTTTCA TCTGTAGCTTTCACTGCCATTCAGAGGAAGTACTTTAACGAGAGGAAAGGACTGGAGTACATTCAGCAGCTGTGTGCACCCGAGTTCAACACTGTTCTTATGGACGTACAAACAAA GTATTATTGTTTGGCGGCTGCAGCAGCAGTCCTTAAGTACTGTGAGTTCATTCAGAACTCTGTCTATGCTCCCAAATCTCTGAAAGTGAGCTTCACCGGCAGTGAGCAGACCGCCATGATTGACACAGTCTCAGCCAGGAACCTGGAGCTTGTAATTAACAACAGGTGCCACAG GAGCGAACACACTCTATTTGAGGTTTTAAACTACACCAAAACACCTGGTGGTGAGAGGAGGCTTCGCTCAAACATTCTGGAGCCTCTGCTAAATGTTGAGACCATTAACGCAAGACTGGACACCGTACAG GAACTGCTACAGAGTGAGGAACTCTTCTTTGGTCTCAAGAGTG CAATTTCACAATTCTTGGATATTGATCATCTGCTTTATGCCCTTGTGCAGCTCCCCAAGCAAGAGACG GTTGAAGTGGCTGAGGCAAAGATAATGAATGTTAttcagctgaaacacacactagaACTGATTGAACCACTCAAG GTGGTGCTGAAGGATGCTAAGACAGACTTACTGAAAGCTTATTACACTTCACTAGATGATAGCAG GTTTAACAGCATCTTGGATCAAATCAAAACAGTGATCAGCAATGACACCAACTACATGAAGGGCAGTCTGAATATGCGCACACAAAAGTGCTATGCTGTACAGCCTAACATCAATGAATTGCTAGATATTGCACGTCGAGCCTACACTGAGGTAGTGGATGATATAGCAG GATTAGTAGATCAGCTAGGAGAGAAGTATGGTCTTCCATTCCGCACTAGTTTTAACACTATTCGAGGTTTCTTCATCCAGATGAAGCTAGAGGGATTTGGCTTGCCTAATGGACAGCTTCCAGGAGAGTTCATCAAA GTAACTAGACAAAAAAACTGCTACAGCTTCACTACATTAGACctgatgaagatgaatgatCGCTGTGAGGAAGCCTTGAAGGAGATATTTCACATGTCTTATAT TGTGATATGCAGGTTACTAAATGATGTCTATAAACATGTTCACTGCTTGTATAAGCTATCTGATGCTGTGTCCCTGCTGGATATGTTACTCTCCCTCGCCAGTGTTTGCACTATTTCAGACTACG TGCGCCCTGAATTCACTGATACGCTGGCAATAAGACAAGGCCGACATCCAATCCTGGAGCGCATTGCTGGCCAGCAGCCCATCCCCAACAACAGCCATATCTCTGAGGGAAGCAACTTTGTTATAATCACAGGCCCGAACATGAGTGGCAAGTCTACTTATCTCAAACAGGTGGCCCTCTGCCAAATCATGGCTCAGATAG GATCATTCGTGCCTGCTGAATTTGCCTCCTTCCGTGTTGCCGATCAGATATTCACTCGGATAGGAGTAGACGACGATTTTGAGACCAACTCATCGACATTTATGGTTGAGATGAAGGAG GTGTCCTACATAATACACAATGCAAGTAACAGGTCACTCATTATTATCGACGAGCTGGGACGTGGCACTAGTGCCGAGGAGGGCATCGGAATTTGCCACTCGGTTTGTGAGTTCCTCATCGGTCTGAAG GCATTCACTCTGTTTGCCACCCACTTCCTGGAGCTGTGTCAGTTGGAGACTCTTTACCCCAATGTAGAGAATCAGCACATGCAGGTCCAGCACATGCGTGGGACTGAAAGCAGCACAGAGAGTATAGTCTACACCTACCTGCTGACTCAAGGCTTCTCTGAGGAAAGCAACTACG GTATAAGAGCAGCAGAGAACACGTCGCTTCCGCTGTCCATCGTCGAGGAGGCCAAGTCTATATCGGCAAAAGTTAGCCAAAAGTTATGG GCTAAACATCATAGTGATCCAACCACCCTGAGACAAGGGGCAGTGTTTCATCTCGCCACCAGATTGATACAGACGGCCCGAAATTCCAAGTTGGATCCAGACAGCCTCCGTCTTTACCTAAAGGGCCTAAAAAAAGGTTATGAAGTTGAGTTGAAGGACAGATTAGAGTCTATTGACACAGAAGAGTGA